The Metabacillus schmidteae genome includes a region encoding these proteins:
- a CDS encoding AraC family transcriptional regulator produces MKTNTLNIVNGQVMYNFFKEKGFLKGENIISFNEAMCYGKTSSSIFSAEFVETRSKVHNVSLDQYKNITIKALQPLLSKNFDKLVLWFDEDMFCQINILTILAWLDQIDYQISVTLVLVDDEFNPIDKQIIHPKGYKGIYKQVLIQKQIPDRTLPHSLQKGIQLYVKYLDYDSDLMMYIHKHGELPEEELLLLLLANFKEYGLGDTQYIELIRANVKGEK; encoded by the coding sequence ATGAAAACGAACACTCTTAATATCGTTAATGGACAGGTTATGTACAATTTTTTCAAAGAGAAGGGATTCCTGAAGGGGGAAAACATTATTTCTTTTAATGAAGCAATGTGCTATGGAAAGACTTCCTCTTCTATTTTCTCAGCTGAGTTTGTTGAAACACGTTCAAAGGTACATAACGTTTCACTTGATCAGTATAAAAACATCACGATCAAAGCATTACAACCGCTATTAAGTAAAAACTTCGATAAATTAGTATTATGGTTTGATGAAGACATGTTCTGCCAAATTAATATACTGACCATTCTTGCCTGGCTAGATCAAATTGATTATCAAATTTCGGTAACACTCGTGTTGGTTGATGATGAGTTCAACCCTATTGATAAACAAATTATTCATCCTAAGGGATACAAGGGAATTTACAAACAAGTACTAATTCAAAAACAAATTCCAGATCGTACGCTTCCTCACTCTTTACAAAAAGGAATACAATTATATGTAAAGTACCTTGACTATGACAGCGACCTTATGATGTATATTCACAAGCATGGGGAATTACCTGAAGAAGAACTATTATTATTACTTCTTGCAAATTTTAAAGAGTATGGTTTAGGAGACACACAATATATTGAGCTAATTAGAGCGAATGTGAAAGGTGAAAAATAG
- a CDS encoding erythromycin resistance leader peptide, protein MTHSMRLRFPTLNQ, encoded by the coding sequence ATGACACATTCGATGAGACTACGATTCCCAACTTTGAACCAGTAA
- a CDS encoding Msr family ABC-F type ribosomal protection protein, protein MEKVCLELENIELSFLDRLVLQIPRLAVHQFDRIGIVGKNGAGKTTLLKLLNGQIKPDKGHMKQYASFEYFDQLSLPVEKDVDFELIGKFSIPKRGIEQFSGGEKTRLKLAQLFSTYHEGLLIDEPTTHLDEEGKQFFIDELTYYYGALVLVSHDRYILNKLVTKIWEIEDGYVTEYTGNYSDYISQKELERKQQQEQHENYVKEKTRLLKAADEKMKKADKITQANGHISKKETKAKANKMFMTKSKDTSQKAVQRAAKAIEQRVEQLKRFEPPKIEQPIRFHQPPALSMHNKYPIMGERVTIKAGERTLLQEASFQFSLGQIIVIKGKNGSGKTTLLQHILKRGEGMVISPKAVIGVYEQMAYQFSKSESVLEYMKQRSDYEESKIRSVLHSMNFSGNDLKKDVQHLSGGEAIRLELCQLFLGRYNVLVLDEPTNFLDVYCIEALERFLRAYEGTVILVSHDHVFTDRVADCVYEIDDQQLVYKKS, encoded by the coding sequence ATGGAAAAAGTATGTCTTGAATTAGAAAATATAGAACTTTCATTTTTAGATCGATTGGTGTTACAAATCCCAAGGTTAGCTGTGCATCAGTTTGACCGTATCGGTATTGTTGGCAAGAATGGGGCAGGAAAAACTACACTGCTAAAATTGTTGAATGGTCAAATCAAGCCGGACAAAGGTCATATGAAGCAATATGCAAGCTTCGAGTATTTTGATCAATTATCACTTCCAGTTGAAAAAGATGTAGACTTTGAACTAATAGGAAAATTTTCAATCCCTAAAAGAGGAATTGAGCAATTTAGTGGTGGAGAGAAAACAAGGTTGAAATTAGCGCAACTATTTTCAACCTATCATGAAGGGTTGTTAATTGACGAACCAACAACACATCTTGATGAAGAAGGTAAACAATTTTTTATCGACGAACTGACCTATTATTATGGAGCACTTGTGCTTGTAAGTCATGATCGATATATTTTAAATAAACTTGTAACAAAAATTTGGGAAATTGAAGATGGATATGTGACAGAATACACAGGGAACTACTCAGACTACATTTCACAAAAAGAACTGGAACGAAAACAACAACAAGAGCAACACGAGAACTATGTAAAGGAAAAAACAAGATTATTAAAGGCTGCGGATGAAAAAATGAAAAAGGCCGATAAAATAACACAAGCCAATGGGCATATATCGAAAAAGGAAACGAAAGCAAAAGCAAATAAAATGTTTATGACAAAGTCAAAAGACACGAGCCAAAAAGCGGTTCAGCGTGCAGCAAAAGCAATTGAACAGAGGGTTGAACAATTAAAAAGGTTTGAACCTCCAAAGATTGAACAACCTATTCGCTTTCATCAACCACCAGCTCTTAGCATGCACAATAAATATCCGATTATGGGTGAACGGGTCACAATAAAAGCTGGAGAAAGGACACTTCTTCAGGAAGCCAGCTTCCAATTTTCGTTAGGACAAATTATTGTGATTAAAGGAAAAAATGGCTCAGGAAAAACCACTCTTTTACAACATATCTTAAAGCGGGGAGAGGGGATGGTGATTTCTCCTAAAGCGGTAATCGGTGTGTATGAGCAAATGGCCTATCAATTTAGTAAGAGTGAATCAGTACTAGAATATATGAAACAAAGAAGTGACTATGAAGAAAGTAAAATTCGGTCTGTCTTGCATTCTATGAATTTTTCTGGCAATGATTTGAAAAAGGATGTTCAACACTTAAGTGGTGGTGAAGCAATTCGACTTGAATTGTGTCAGTTATTTTTAGGAAGATATAATGTGCTGGTCTTAGATGAACCAACTAACTTTTTAGATGTTTATTGTATTGAAGCATTGGAGAGGTTTTTAAGAGCATATGAAGGTACGGTCATTCTTGTGTCACATGATCATGTGTTTACTGATCGAGTGGCGGATTGCGTTTACGAGATTGATGACCAGCAGTTAGTGTATAAAAAAAGCTAA
- a CDS encoding Gfo/Idh/MocA family protein yields MKRFAVCGVSNRAIDMFIKPIFKTFSETCHLVGMLDYDDKRFDVCRNLVPETMEIPTFHNGEFEQMITETRPDVIIVASRDDTHVEYIVKALEHDLDVITEKPMATTAADCRKIMDAEEKSKGTVTVTFNYRYNPYHTKIKEMILEGKLGKITSVDLNWYIDTYHGSSYFQRWNRQRELSGGLSIHKSSHHFDLVNWWLDQKPVEVFSFGARNYYGEESPFNPKQEDGRHCFTCDVSPNCSYYMRWNTRSNSASVQDDHISSDMKRKNAYTNYRTDQCIFDSTIEIEDTYTATVKYDQGALLSYSINFSLPYEGYRLAINGTKGRIETMEYHAPSRVPFPTPTQVIDYYPLFGAKETIHVVERAGGHGGGDPIMQEDIFLGVDPFRPYKILSGSKDGAYAVTTGEAVWKSVKQNRAIKVDDLLAYQSMT; encoded by the coding sequence TTGAAAAGGTTTGCAGTGTGTGGTGTTAGTAATAGGGCTATAGATATGTTCATTAAGCCTATATTTAAAACATTCTCTGAAACTTGTCATTTGGTAGGGATGCTTGATTATGATGATAAGCGATTTGACGTATGTCGAAATTTAGTTCCAGAAACAATGGAGATCCCAACCTTTCATAATGGGGAATTCGAACAGATGATTACAGAAACACGACCAGATGTAATTATCGTTGCAAGTAGAGATGACACACATGTGGAATATATTGTAAAGGCTTTAGAGCACGATTTAGATGTTATTACTGAGAAACCAATGGCAACAACAGCAGCAGATTGCCGAAAAATTATGGATGCAGAAGAAAAAAGTAAAGGAACCGTTACGGTTACCTTTAATTATAGATACAATCCATATCATACGAAAATAAAAGAGATGATATTAGAAGGAAAGCTAGGGAAGATAACGTCCGTTGATTTAAACTGGTACATTGACACATACCATGGTTCAAGTTATTTTCAACGATGGAACCGTCAAAGAGAACTATCAGGAGGACTTTCCATTCATAAAAGCTCACACCACTTTGATCTCGTTAATTGGTGGCTTGATCAGAAGCCTGTGGAAGTTTTTTCCTTCGGCGCCAGAAACTATTATGGTGAAGAAAGTCCATTTAATCCAAAGCAGGAAGATGGACGTCATTGCTTTACTTGTGATGTAAGTCCAAATTGCTCTTATTACATGAGATGGAATACAAGAAGCAACAGTGCCAGTGTACAAGATGACCATATAAGCTCTGATATGAAACGCAAAAATGCTTACACAAATTATCGTACAGACCAATGCATCTTTGATTCAACGATTGAAATAGAAGATACGTACACAGCAACCGTTAAATATGACCAAGGAGCTTTACTAAGCTATTCAATTAATTTCTCGTTACCATATGAAGGCTATAGACTTGCGATAAACGGAACAAAGGGCAGAATTGAAACGATGGAATACCATGCTCCATCAAGAGTGCCATTTCCAACTCCTACTCAAGTTATTGATTATTATCCTCTCTTTGGAGCTAAGGAAACAATCCATGTCGTTGAACGTGCAGGTGGACATGGCGGAGGAGACCCAATCATGCAAGAGGACATCTTTTTAGGTGTGGACCCATTTCGTCCTTACAAGATTTTATCAGGAAGTAAAGATGGGGCATATGCAGTTACGACAGGTGAAGCAGTTTGGAAATCAGTTAAACAAAATCGAGCTATTAAAGTAGATGATTTATTAGCATATCAATCGATGACATAA
- a CDS encoding IS110 family RNA-guided transposase produces the protein MNSNTNHKINQVSETTLVIGIDIAKQKHFACAMDDRGRVLEKSFPFFQSDAGFEQLVKRIKSLQSLHQKSEVIVGFEPTGHYWMNLAAYLVDQQIRFVLVNPMHGNRTKELDDNLQTKNDQKDARVIASLIRDGRFTYSRILTGVEAELRNGASLRSKLQEDITSIKNRMIRWTDLYFPEFQHIFKSFGKNACAVLEMTPLPIDFDGKSDKELIQLYKNVEGLQCLSFSKIQKLKMLATKSIGLTEGLEMGRFEIKTLLSQFKALSKQLEVLSSRLSELAQQLTDYEYILSIPGLGENTAVELLSEIGSLSHYEHPRQLIKLAGLTLRENSSGKHKGQKKISKRGSRKLRAILYRVILPLIQHNIAFKSLYQYYTTRTVNPLKKKEAMVVLCGKLLKILHALCVKRVHFNASLMIRDLHCLQEAA, from the coding sequence ATGAATAGTAATACCAATCACAAAATTAATCAAGTTTCTGAAACTACTTTGGTCATTGGAATCGATATTGCCAAGCAGAAACACTTTGCATGTGCAATGGACGATCGTGGCCGTGTGTTAGAGAAATCATTTCCGTTCTTTCAATCAGATGCCGGTTTTGAACAGCTGGTTAAAAGAATCAAGTCTCTACAATCTCTCCATCAAAAATCAGAGGTTATAGTTGGATTTGAACCCACTGGGCACTATTGGATGAACTTAGCTGCATATCTGGTTGATCAGCAAATTCGATTTGTCTTGGTAAATCCTATGCACGGCAATAGAACGAAAGAATTAGATGATAACCTTCAAACCAAAAACGACCAAAAAGACGCTCGTGTTATCGCTAGCTTAATACGTGACGGACGGTTCACTTATTCTCGAATACTAACTGGAGTAGAAGCAGAACTTCGAAACGGAGCGAGCCTTCGGTCTAAATTACAAGAAGATATTACATCTATTAAAAACCGCATGATACGTTGGACAGATCTTTATTTCCCTGAGTTTCAGCACATATTCAAAAGTTTTGGGAAGAACGCTTGCGCTGTGCTTGAAATGACACCATTACCAATCGATTTTGATGGTAAAAGTGATAAAGAACTGATTCAGCTATACAAAAATGTAGAAGGACTACAATGTCTTTCTTTTTCTAAGATTCAAAAGTTAAAAATGCTAGCCACCAAGTCCATCGGACTTACAGAGGGATTAGAAATGGGACGATTTGAGATAAAAACATTGCTTTCTCAATTCAAGGCTCTTTCAAAACAACTAGAAGTTTTATCTTCAAGATTATCTGAACTCGCACAGCAATTGACAGACTACGAGTATATCTTATCTATTCCTGGTTTAGGTGAAAATACAGCAGTTGAATTACTCTCTGAGATTGGTTCCCTTAGCCATTATGAGCATCCACGCCAACTAATTAAATTAGCGGGACTCACACTTAGGGAAAACTCTTCAGGCAAACATAAAGGTCAAAAGAAAATCTCAAAAAGGGGTAGCAGAAAACTCAGAGCTATATTATACAGAGTTATTCTTCCTTTGATTCAACATAACATAGCATTTAAATCCCTTTACCAATACTACACAACTCGTACTGTTAATCCGCTGAAGAAGAAAGAAGCCATGGTTGTATTATGTGGGAAGTTACTTAAAATTCTACACGCTTTGTGTGTGAAACGTGTGCACTTTAATGCAAGTCTTATGATAAGAGACCTCCATTGCCTCCAAGAGGCAGCTTGA
- a CDS encoding IS110 family RNA-guided transposase: MDVVIEKACGMDVHKDNITACIMTPEGKEIQTFSTKTVFLLQLVDWIKQHNCTHVAMESTSVYWKPIVNLLEAEDIEFLVVNAQHMKAVPGRKTDVKDAEWIAKLLRHGLLKASYIPDRNQRELRELVRYRRSIIEERARQHNRIQKVLEGANIKLGSVVSDVMGVSARDMLNAIADGEDDPEKLANFARRTMKKKKDELELALRGYINSHQRLMLKTILKHIDFLTEQIDMLDKEVAVRVSSHQEDVERLDSIPGIATRMAEQILSEIGTDVKKQFPSAAHMCSWAGLVPGQNESAGKRKSAKTKKGNKYLRSALTEAAHSVRRSKNYLGELYRRTASRKGRKRAGIVVAHAILRIAYYLLTRKEMYVDLGEDYFDKQREQSIVRHSLRRLESLGYTVTLQESEAS; the protein is encoded by the coding sequence ATGGATGTAGTCATTGAAAAAGCATGTGGTATGGATGTTCACAAGGACAATATTACTGCATGTATTATGACACCAGAAGGAAAGGAGATTCAAACGTTTTCTACTAAAACTGTATTTCTATTACAGTTGGTTGACTGGATTAAACAGCATAATTGTACCCATGTTGCTATGGAGAGCACGAGTGTTTACTGGAAACCAATTGTGAATTTACTAGAGGCTGAAGATATTGAGTTTTTGGTTGTCAATGCCCAACATATGAAGGCAGTTCCAGGACGTAAAACAGATGTCAAAGATGCAGAATGGATTGCAAAACTTCTTCGTCATGGACTTTTAAAAGCCAGTTACATTCCAGATCGGAACCAACGGGAACTCCGTGAACTGGTTCGGTATCGTCGGAGTATCATTGAAGAACGTGCTAGACAACATAATCGCATACAAAAGGTGTTAGAGGGTGCAAACATTAAGCTAGGCTCTGTGGTTTCAGATGTTATGGGTGTTTCAGCTCGGGATATGCTTAACGCTATTGCCGATGGTGAAGACGATCCTGAAAAACTAGCAAACTTCGCTCGACGTACAATGAAAAAGAAGAAAGATGAATTGGAGCTCGCACTTAGAGGATATATCAATTCGCACCAACGTCTTATGTTGAAAACCATTTTAAAGCATATTGATTTTTTGACTGAGCAAATCGATATGTTAGATAAAGAAGTAGCTGTAAGAGTAAGTTCACATCAGGAAGATGTCGAACGACTAGACTCTATTCCTGGTATAGCTACAAGAATGGCTGAACAAATATTATCAGAAATAGGGACTGATGTTAAGAAACAATTTCCAAGTGCAGCTCATATGTGTTCCTGGGCAGGCTTAGTTCCTGGACAAAATGAAAGTGCTGGAAAAAGGAAATCAGCCAAAACTAAAAAAGGAAATAAGTATTTAAGGTCAGCATTAACAGAAGCAGCTCATTCAGTAAGAAGATCTAAAAACTATCTCGGTGAACTGTATAGACGTACAGCTTCACGAAAAGGCAGAAAACGAGCAGGAATAGTTGTGGCTCATGCCATATTGAGAATAGCTTATTACCTCTTAACTCGTAAAGAAATGTATGTAGACTTAGGCGAAGACTACTTTGATAAGCAGAGAGAGCAATCCATTGTACGACATTCCCTGCGGAGACTCGAAAGTCTAGGCTACACAGTTACATTACAAGAATCTGAAGCATCTTAA
- a CDS encoding ABC transporter substrate-binding protein has protein sequence MKKWLMVVLSALMVFTLAACSGSSTTGKSSSDSKDSKEDKVTLRIAWWGSEPRHDYTLKMIELYEEQNPNVKIQPEYASWDDYWKKLAPQASANQLPDIIQMDLSYITQYSNNNQLADLKPFFGKEIDTTDLSQDFLDGGKIGENYYGLNGGVNALAFQYDPEQLKKIGVDKISEDWTWDDYQDMAKKAADAGLLFENGPGTAPDVSFNYYLRTNGKRLYSEDGTTLGYEDDKLFTDFFSMYADLVKAKAVQSPDASAQVKGLEDDPVVKQQSIGLIQWSNQFIGIQEAANRPLEMVGLPGPNADQGLFLKPGLFWSVANSSKHKEEAAKFINFLTNDIEANKLMLGDRGVPGSPKVQEALLPLLSPAQKQVFNYVAWAGENSSPYNGPDPTKAAEVINLLKNTADQIAYGVLKPEEAAKQFRQQAESILAQGK, from the coding sequence ATGAAAAAGTGGTTGATGGTCGTTTTGTCTGCATTGATGGTATTCACTCTGGCAGCATGTAGCGGTAGTAGTACAACAGGCAAATCTAGTTCAGATTCAAAAGATAGTAAAGAAGATAAAGTCACACTTCGCATCGCTTGGTGGGGTTCTGAACCACGACATGATTACACACTAAAAATGATTGAATTGTATGAAGAACAAAATCCAAACGTAAAAATTCAACCGGAATACGCTAGCTGGGATGATTATTGGAAAAAGCTAGCGCCTCAAGCATCAGCTAATCAGCTTCCAGATATTATCCAAATGGATCTTTCTTACATTACACAGTATTCTAACAACAATCAATTAGCAGATTTAAAACCATTCTTCGGAAAAGAAATTGACACAACAGATCTCAGTCAGGATTTTCTTGATGGAGGAAAAATCGGTGAAAACTATTACGGGCTTAACGGTGGAGTTAACGCGCTTGCTTTCCAATATGATCCTGAACAACTCAAAAAAATTGGTGTAGATAAAATCTCAGAAGATTGGACTTGGGATGATTATCAAGACATGGCGAAAAAAGCAGCTGATGCTGGTTTGCTTTTTGAAAATGGACCAGGAACCGCTCCTGATGTTTCGTTCAATTATTATTTAAGAACAAATGGAAAGAGACTTTACAGTGAAGATGGCACAACATTGGGATATGAAGATGACAAACTATTTACAGACTTCTTTTCAATGTATGCTGATTTAGTAAAAGCAAAAGCCGTCCAATCACCTGATGCAAGTGCCCAAGTGAAGGGGCTTGAAGATGATCCTGTTGTAAAACAACAATCGATCGGCCTAATTCAATGGTCCAACCAGTTTATCGGTATTCAAGAAGCTGCAAACCGTCCACTTGAAATGGTTGGCTTGCCGGGACCAAATGCAGATCAAGGACTATTCCTAAAACCAGGCTTGTTCTGGTCAGTTGCCAATAGCTCTAAACATAAAGAGGAAGCCGCTAAATTCATTAATTTCTTAACAAACGATATTGAAGCAAATAAATTAATGCTTGGTGACCGTGGTGTTCCAGGATCTCCAAAAGTCCAGGAAGCATTATTACCATTGTTATCACCTGCACAAAAGCAAGTATTCAACTATGTAGCTTGGGCAGGAGAAAATAGTTCACCATATAATGGCCCAGATCCAACCAAAGCAGCAGAAGTAATCAATCTATTAAAGAACACAGCTGATCAAATAGCATATGGAGTTCTAAAGCCGGAGGAAGCAGCCAAACAGTTTAGACAACAGGCGGAGAGTATATTGGCTCAAGGTAAATAA
- a CDS encoding DUF3231 family protein, which yields MREEKNPRLTSSEISVVWSSFQNNSFSICILKYFLANVDDPEIKSVLQFALDISIQNFNYSKEILQNDNQPLPIGFTDEDVSPNAPRLFSDSLYLYYLKNMSKVGLSIYGVAIATSAHSDVRTFLSQAIQVSTDLYNKTAETLLSKGLFVRPPYVTTPDHVDFVDKKSYLGGILNLTNNNRPLNVIEITHIEANVETNSLGKALMAGFAQVAKSKKVRNYCLEGKEIATKHVQVFTTLLTDDDLPSPMPWDLEVTDSTVSPFSDKLIMFHTSLIISSSISNYATSSAASLRSDIATSYVRLTTEVAQFAKNGVEIMIKKAWLEQPPQIPNHKGLAKG from the coding sequence ATGAGAGAAGAAAAAAATCCAAGGCTAACCTCATCTGAGATTTCAGTGGTTTGGAGTAGCTTTCAAAACAACAGTTTTTCAATTTGTATATTGAAATATTTTTTAGCCAATGTTGATGATCCTGAAATAAAGTCAGTTTTACAATTTGCACTCGATATATCCATTCAAAATTTTAACTATAGTAAAGAAATACTACAAAATGATAACCAACCATTGCCAATAGGATTTACTGATGAGGATGTTAGTCCCAATGCCCCTCGCTTATTTTCCGATTCTTTGTATCTATATTATCTAAAAAATATGTCTAAAGTGGGTTTATCTATTTATGGCGTAGCCATAGCAACTAGTGCACATTCTGATGTCCGTACATTTCTAAGTCAAGCAATTCAAGTTTCAACCGATTTATATAATAAAACAGCAGAAACATTATTGTCAAAAGGATTATTTGTAAGACCACCTTATGTTACAACGCCCGATCATGTTGACTTTGTTGACAAAAAAAGTTATTTAGGCGGAATACTAAATTTAACTAACAATAATAGACCTTTAAATGTTATAGAAATTACTCATATAGAAGCGAATGTTGAAACGAACTCCTTAGGTAAAGCTCTTATGGCAGGTTTTGCTCAGGTTGCTAAGTCTAAAAAAGTTCGGAACTATTGTCTAGAAGGGAAGGAAATAGCAACAAAACATGTGCAAGTTTTTACAACTCTTTTAACAGATGATGACCTTCCATCACCAATGCCATGGGATTTGGAAGTAACCGATTCAACAGTATCACCATTTTCTGATAAATTAATTATGTTTCATACTTCTTTAATCATTTCATCAAGTATATCAAATTACGCTACCTCTTCAGCAGCTTCCTTAAGATCAGATATTGCAACTTCTTATGTTCGCCTAACAACAGAAGTTGCTCAATTTGCAAAAAATGGTGTCGAAATAATGATAAAAAAAGCTTGGTTAGAACAGCCTCCACAAATCCCAAACCATAAAGGGTTAGCAAAAGGATAA
- a CDS encoding DinB family protein, producing the protein MDTKEILKQFEQVATYYIEELSKYSLDEFTRKPSEDEWSLGQMYNHLIKGTHYLHLKAIEQCANDTASDGGKKTEIGESIFKEGTFPSIRVKGPDTPDFTPPNPKGKEEVKEGLLQIIEKMRETERKLSDIPVSQKVQHRRMGYLNAEEYFQLIEMHFRHHLRQKERIDQFLLKVSK; encoded by the coding sequence TTGGATACAAAAGAGATATTGAAGCAGTTCGAACAGGTGGCTACATACTATATTGAAGAATTAAGTAAATATTCGCTAGATGAGTTTACGAGGAAGCCTTCTGAGGATGAATGGTCATTAGGACAAATGTACAATCATTTAATAAAGGGCACTCATTATCTTCATTTGAAAGCTATTGAGCAATGTGCTAATGACACTGCTTCCGATGGCGGTAAAAAAACAGAAATAGGCGAATCGATTTTCAAAGAAGGAACGTTTCCTTCAATCAGAGTAAAAGGTCCGGATACACCGGATTTCACACCGCCAAATCCTAAAGGAAAAGAAGAAGTAAAGGAAGGACTGCTTCAAATCATTGAGAAAATGCGAGAGACAGAAAGAAAGCTCTCTGACATTCCGGTCAGCCAGAAAGTTCAGCACCGGAGAATGGGATATTTAAATGCAGAGGAATATTTTCAGCTAATCGAAATGCATTTCCGGCACCACTTACGGCAAAAAGAGCGTATCGATCAGTTTCTTTTAAAAGTAAGTAAGTAA
- a CDS encoding ArsR/SmtB family transcription factor produces the protein MNKQDQLNRIKEDFINCQKVLLAIGDETRQSILLVLMGTDCQTGLRVGEITEQTHLSRPAVSHHLKVLRDAGIILMRKEGTKNFYYINVRTELGLLRTLVLDIDQFMQNFYSNDAILEG, from the coding sequence ATGAATAAACAGGACCAACTAAATAGGATCAAAGAGGATTTTATTAATTGTCAAAAAGTACTATTGGCAATTGGTGATGAAACACGTCAATCGATTTTGTTAGTTCTAATGGGGACGGATTGTCAAACAGGGTTGCGTGTGGGGGAAATCACTGAACAAACACATCTTTCTCGACCTGCTGTGTCCCATCATCTAAAGGTTTTACGAGATGCCGGTATTATTTTAATGCGTAAAGAAGGAACTAAAAACTTTTACTATATTAATGTACGTACAGAATTAGGTTTATTAAGAACCCTTGTGTTGGATATTGATCAGTTCATGCAGAACTTTTATTCAAATGATGCAATTTTGGAGGGATAA
- a CDS encoding NADP-dependent oxidoreductase yields MKAMAIDKYGKVPMRLADMPTPEIGEYEVLAEIHTASINPVDFKIRDGKVKLLVKYKMPLILGNDFSGVVAKVGVKVTRFKVGDEIYARPRKSKIGTFAEYIAIHEDDVALKPKNLSFEEAASIPLVGLTTYQALTDILQLQKGQKILIQAGAGGVGTFAIQLAKLMGAFVATTASEAGANLVKSLGADEIINYKTEKFEEILKNYDAVFDTLGGETLEKSFEVIKSGGKIVSVSGIPNARFGKEYGSGFFKTLLFSAASHKLTALEKKHNVEYTFLFMKPSGEQLRIIANFIEAGKIKPVIDRVFPFEDAQKAMEYAKSGRAKGKIIVKIK; encoded by the coding sequence ATGAAAGCAATGGCTATTGATAAGTATGGGAAAGTTCCAATGCGTTTGGCAGATATGCCTACACCTGAAATTGGTGAATATGAGGTACTCGCAGAAATTCATACAGCTAGTATTAATCCTGTTGATTTTAAGATACGAGATGGAAAAGTGAAATTGTTAGTTAAATATAAAATGCCTCTTATCTTAGGGAATGACTTTTCTGGTGTTGTTGCAAAGGTTGGCGTAAAAGTGACTCGTTTTAAAGTTGGTGACGAAATATATGCACGTCCACGTAAGAGTAAAATCGGTACTTTTGCTGAATATATTGCTATTCATGAAGATGACGTCGCCTTAAAGCCTAAAAATTTGAGCTTTGAAGAAGCAGCATCAATTCCACTAGTGGGGTTAACCACCTATCAAGCCCTAACAGACATTTTGCAATTACAAAAGGGACAAAAGATTTTAATTCAAGCTGGGGCTGGTGGTGTCGGTACCTTTGCTATTCAATTGGCCAAATTAATGGGTGCTTTTGTAGCAACGACTGCCAGTGAGGCTGGTGCGAATTTAGTAAAATCTCTTGGTGCAGATGAAATAATCAATTACAAGACAGAAAAATTTGAAGAGATACTAAAAAACTATGATGCCGTATTTGATACACTTGGAGGCGAGACACTCGAAAAATCATTCGAAGTGATAAAAAGCGGAGGAAAAATTGTTTCTGTTTCAGGAATACCGAATGCTCGTTTTGGTAAAGAATATGGGTCCGGATTTTTTAAAACGTTGTTGTTTTCAGCAGCAAGCCATAAACTTACTGCGCTTGAAAAAAAGCATAATGTGGAATATACATTTTTGTTTATGAAGCCAAGTGGAGAGCAATTACGTATAATCGCAAACTTTATTGAGGCTGGTAAAATCAAGCCTGTAATTGATAGAGTTTTCCCTTTTGAAGATGCACAAAAAGCGATGGAATATGCGAAGTCTGGCAGGGCTAAAGGGAAAATAATAGTAAAAATTAAATAG